ccttaacttggaggctgGTATGAGAGGCTTGAAGATTGAGAGGGTCACAGAGCAGAGGTTAGGTCTGGGTTAACATCCTTCCTCTCCTAGTGCAGTTTCATTACTATAGAAGTAAGGAGAGAAttgtggaagcttccagaatccaggggaaggatccgaaggccctaatttacgagggctaTAAGATATGTTCTTCCAGGACTTTTCAGTggcggtgatccagaaaagaaaatcttatgatggtgtcaagagaagactgagggagcttaGGATCCATCCATCTCTTTGACGTGTCGGAGAAGGCACGAGACTTTGTGGACATATTGacttaatctgaacaatttagtatgtaCAAATAGTCGTGTTGTTGGGTAGTTCttcattaatttaaaaaaaaaacagagtaAGTTGGGTTGGACCTTTTCCTACTATTGTTTCTATTGGTAATAATTTGAATTTCTAAGTTAAGTTATACCGAAGGATGGTGGGGTATTTACCCCTTTTTCTCTTTAAAAAATTCTTTATTCATATTGCTATTCTATGGTGTATTTactttcttttctgcttgtgtttgcgGTGTGGCACTAGCTAGGAGGAGGGAAAATGGTTGGCATAGCTAGATGCCTATTTATGGACAGTTTGGGATGGGTAGTTTCCTATTTTGAGCGGGGTTGAGTTCCCCTATTCACTGCAGTTGGCGATTTATATGTTGCTTtgtgttttggtttttgttgttttttaatgTTTGAcagttttgtaggtttgttaaatgtagtggttttagtttatgtagtttttatgttTGATGGATCATGTGATACTAAGGCTCAGTGATTTGTGAttcgagttcctcctctctggaatttaaatgttactgcagaaggctatggctaatgacttgattaaatagtgtacctggaacatcaagggaggtcattcaccaattaagaggaagaaggtacttttgagtcttagaaaggagaaggtggatattgctttgttacaggagacacacttggatgatagggaacatttgaaactacagcaacATGGCTTCAATCGggtttacttttcatcatttaataccagaggtaggggagtggctatattggttaggagtATTCTCCCATTTAACTTactagagtgtgttaaagacacacacaggaggtttgtaattcttaaaatcttgataaatggggaagaatatggtgttctaagtgtttattgccctccagctcatcccctcaaatttttggtAGATGCGTTTTCTGACCTGATCAGTCTTTAGTCCCGgcatatcattatagggggagattttaactgtctcataGATCCCACAGTGGACAGGTTGCCCAAAGGCCTctcgataccctctgcacaaactaaacaattagtggatctgtgtatagagttagggttggtggatgtctggaggcatctccaccctacaggcagggattttacaatttatttccaatccacacagctgtcacaccaggattgatttttttttgacccctgtggcaaccctggacttggtggcatcttgtacgattgggaatattaccatctctgatcatgctccagtgtacctgaaGGCTAAGATTAAGGACATTACAATGGGTTTGAGGCACTGGCAAATGGAcccctttatcctcaaggataataagtttgtgaaatatttttcccaGGAATTTTGGGTGTTTCTAGACATTAACTCAGGCTTGGTTAGTAGCCCATCCGTCCTTTGGGAAACTGCCTAAACCTGCCAAAACTGCcgggggttagttatttcctactctgccagtaggaagtggcagaacggtgagcagcaacgtctcctcgaagccgagaaggcctactttgacaggctctcgttggtcaaactacagagagTTACGGCGCTATCATCTGCATTGTATTCCATGCTCACGCAtacggcaaagaaggagcttacctttgcaaagcaaagattatatgagcatggtgacaggccaggcaaatacttagaaTATGTCACCAGGAAAAGGAGCCACTACGGCGATTAGGGAAGAGTCTGGGAACCTAacgtgattctaaaaagattaatgtggcattccagagattttactctgtTATATcaatctgagggttgtgaggagggGTGGGCCAAAATGGAATCTTTTTTTAAGGATCTGGAGCTCCCGGGCATGACCCCCGAACAAGGGTTCTTTCTCAATGCCCCCTTCAGAACAAAAGGTgtaggaagctgtgaggcagcttcagagtggaaggtgCCCGGTCCTAGCGGACTTCCCCAGTGAATTTTTTCAGGAATTTATAAACATACAGTCAGGACAATGCCCAACATGTTTAATGACTTATACAGCCACggttgtctcccaccatctctgagagagacCAATATTTCatttattcttaaaaaagggaaggttcTGGAGGCCTGTGCTCCatacaggcccatttcactcttaaatgtggactttaaaatcctcctAAATGACTCTTTCATTAAAGCTAGAGACTGTGTTgacttctattgttaaagaggatcagacaggCTTCATAAAAGGCCGTAGATCCttcaataatgttaggaggctgcttaatgtaattcaagcatgtcaacaatagccaatacagggattggtgatttctctaaatgcagagaaggcatttgaccaagTTGAGTGGccataccttttctatactctggagcggtTTGTTTGGGCGAAatctttataagatgggtaaaggttttCTTCAGTGGCCCACTTGCTGCAGTCATCACCAATGGAGTATAATCATGTAATTTTAATGTTTTTAGGGGCAGCCGGCAGCCTGTCCCCTCTCGCCACTGCTTtctacgttggtgattgaactaTTGGCGGAGGCCATTCATAGAGATCCTAATATAATCAGCTCCATacgtggggtcaaaattacatcagattttgttGATTGCGGACGATGTTCTAATTTTTTGTCAAATCCAAcagtttcagtgccttgtctgATACAATGCATCCATGCGTTTGATGCCTTTTTGgggtacaagattaattttgcaaaatcagaggctatgccgatgggtggtcttacgaagcTATGAGGTCTTGAGGGCAAATATTGATTCCCATTTAAGTGATCACAGGGCGGTTTTGTGTATTTGGACATATTCATTACTCcggttctggattggctgttcaaagctaattttgttcaattatttggcaaaatcaaacaagaccttcaaaagATGGGaagcacttccagtctcatggttgggtcggattgcgcttattaagatgaatatgcTCCCCCGTTTGCTTTACCCTATACAGAAGCTCCCCCTGATTTTTgataagcaaacattcaggagactgaacggctggttcagctcttttatttggaATTGTAAGCGaccccttattaaattagctaAATTGCAATTGCCTCAAAGAttggggggagtggatctcctGGACATTAAAACATACCAACTAAGCTCACTTTTGTCCTACGTGAGTAATTGGGCCTGTGAGGATcttctttcaatatggctagatatcgaagcctcctaggcaaggtgcccccttactagtttgctgtttttggacaaaatgaggatgGTTAGGGAGTATTGCaataacccaatagttatcaatactgttaaagcatagagggcaatttggcagagggaaggcaatattggcataACATCTTTTTTTATGCCTTTTTTAtgcgatttatttgagggagacataATGATGACCTTTGATCAGTTAGCACGGAAATACGAGCTACCTAACAGAGGCCTCTTTCAttattttcaagttagggattttattcaaaaaaagactacTTTATTTTATTGATTCCGACAAATCCGACATAGAGAGGAGGGTGCTTAGTGCTAAGAGTACATTTTCTGTCAGCTCTTTCTAGCATCAATTGGGGGGTGCCCCCTCAGATGAGTTCGATCAACTCTGcaggatgtgggagagagagcgaggtgtTAAAGACTCCTCCAAAGAAAGGGAAGCTATTTGGGAAAACACAataaagatatcaatttgcaatagaacccatgctttacagttgaaggttctccacagggtccacttggctccggaccatttgtcaaaatttaaaccggGGCACCTTcaacatgtcccaagtgcaaagTCTGTACCAGCACActtacccattgtctctgatCCTGTGGTAGGCTCCATCCTGTGGAGCACTGTggcgggtgcaatggagaggattttgggtgtaagggtggagaaggacccgatCTCTCTTCTTCTGGGCCTGCCCAGTGTGTTCTCTGCAGAGGCGCATAAGAAAAATATTTTCACCGTCATCACTTTTCGcacaagaaagaatatcttgctgGGTTGGGTATCCAAAAACCCCCGGGCCTGTCGGGTTAgcagaagattgttatggagcatatcccattggattttctcacaagtatggtacaccacaaaactgagaatttttatggcagccctttttgaaatacctggataCAGATTTATTTGCCAcactaataagggcttttatataaCCATAACAATTGTGTTTtacgagtccaatatccagggaggaggaactgtgaacgtATAAATATCTTGTTTGGCTGagttgagttattactatttattggTTTGATgttagttattatttatttagttaaataatTGGGTTTTTTATTCTATATTTTTCTGTATATATTTGTACATTTGTATGTATAATTTGTACTTTTTTCTTGTGTTCTTTTTTGTACAGTTTTAAattattgttttgtatttgttgtaatatttaaaaagctattttttcaataaaaataattttttttaaaagactgaTTTTAACAATAATATACAGGTGAACAGTATAATTAATATTTTATATGGCACTGACAAATACTCCAGGGTATCAGAGTGTTGTACATATGTGGTGTTTTGGCTGCTGTTGCAGGAGATTATTGTATTACTGCAGATCAGATGGTGCTGGGATTATGAAGGATTTAACTCAAATGGAACAGATTTCTCTACTAGCCATGTCTCTGTACTCTTCTCTGCCTCATAATATCAGTCAGAATCTGACCAACTTCAGTGGATCTCTTTTCATCAGCACTAAAACTGGAGACTGTGGCAATGGACATAACAATATTTCAGGTAAGTCACATCAGCAGAAAATGCAAATTTACACCTGTAACAACTGGTAATAACACAAAATATGACAGGCTTACAGAAGGAGTTCCCATGCACAGTCCTAGCAATAACCCAGACTGACAAACATGGCAATTTAACAGGGAACTCCCATAAAATATTGGCAATAACCCAAAGGTCTATGACAGCATATGTTTGTGCAGGAAGGTGCAACAACACCAGCTGTAACCCAGATTGTGTCTATCTCCAATGTACAGTGAGAGAAATAAGAACCCAACAAGAAAATATGGCAAATTATGTTACTTAGATCGTTAAAATTTAAATAACCTAAGATAACAAATTCAGGGGTACAAGCAACCCAAAGTCCTATAGGTTTATGCTACCCCTGGTTTTGCATTATAGCATTAGTATTGTACAGATTGGCCTAGCAGTTTTTATCACCATCAAATACAAATTCTATGAAATCTTACAGGGGTATTTTAAAATGGAAGCTTAGATTAAGCACTAACTTGTAACTAAAACAAAAGGAACACCTTGCATTTCTATAAAGCCTTTCACGTGGGCCAGAagaaggcaggtgggactagtttagtttgggattatgctcgacatggactgggttggaccgaagggtctgtttccatgctatgtgaCTCAACGGCTGTATGTCTCAAAATCTTTAACAGCTAGTTAACTATTTTTGAAGTGTAGATGATGTTTTGTTTTGCACAAATGGCAAACAATACTTGTCTCATTCATGTGCTTCTGGTTAGTGGTATAGTGTATTGGTTAATTTAGAAAGTTTTCAAAATGTGTTAACAGTAGGTAATGCCATGAACTTACTATAGAGGCCTTTTTATTCAGACTATGGAGTTTAACCAGATCATGATTTGTTCTTATTATCTTCCATATGCCTTAATTGAATAGGATTAGTTGTGAAAACTATTAAATACTTTCAGCCCCCAGGAATAGAATTTAAATAAAATGCTTTATTTAAATCATTAGCTGCTAGACATTTTCACCAGCTTTCTTGCTCTGTAACTTCTTAACTGTGTATAATTATGTGGAATAATGTGTACACATTTACAGCTAAAATGATCTTGGTTCTGTTACTACTAATTATcacaataaaaatgtttaataatTCATTTGAGTTGAGTTTTTCTGTTAATAGCGAATGAGGTGGTGTCCAGCTTACCCTTGCAGATGACACTGTATTTCAATGTCTTCTTCTTTCCATTCTGGTGGACATCAGAAGTGACCATGCTTCAACTTAAGGTAAACATTTGTTGTGAGGCTCTATTGATACTCCTGTGTCAACCATCAAGAAGGAGCCAGATGGGATTTCTGTcaggattcaaaggaaaaaaatcTAGTTAACAGTGACCAAGTCCATGAACTCATCTACAGCAACAACTCTTGATAAAAACCGAGTGATTGCTCTAGAAAAGAGCATTAAGTTGGGGGGTGCATTTTATAGCTTAGAACCAGACTTACTTAAGGTCTTTGACGCAGCAACAAAGTACAGGGAAGTATTGAGAGACAGGTTACGTTTCCATTCTGAATTCACAAACATAGCTGCTACAGATAGCTATAAGGATAGCTTAAAGATAACACAGTAGCAGAAAGCCAAGATTAGCAAAACACTGGTGGAGCAATTAGTTCCAACTGATGAAAAGATTTTGAGAAAACAAATTGGAATGGTGGGAGGAATCAAGATGGGAATTGGGATGTGGGGTGATGTGATCAGGATGGAGAGAGTTTACTATGAGAGAGCCAAGCTTTGGTTGATAAAACCCTTCAACACTGAACTTTGTAAAGATAACATTGGAATGTTGTCATTTGTTTTACTGCAGACATATAATATTAAGTAGGTGATAATTAATTAGTGGTATAGTCTACTAATTAATATAGAAATATCTATAGTTCTCATTTTTGCAATTAAACTTAATTAAGGCTTGTTCTCAGCCCTAATTAACCAATCACATTGAATTGTGATGTACTGACGAGCTCTGTCTCTCTTCACCTCCCTCCCTGGAACAGTACAGCCTTTTACCAGGATACTACCAGTGGTTGCTTTTGATGGCTGTGACAATTCTCACATTAATTGAATGTGTCCGACTTTATCTGGGCTACATGGGAAACTTGCAGGAAAAGGTGAGTGACTTAGAAATGAATATTACCATAGTTTGCTGGTTTCAGTCCAGCTGTGTAACCTCTAACAATTGCTGCAAAAGCTGAGGTCGATTTACACACTGAGTATAAAATGTGAACCAACAGTGTGGATCTAGCTAACTGCCATTTTGAATTATGAAAGAAATGCATAACACTGGTAATTCATATGAAATTAATGCAGCACGGTTTATTGAATAAAGTACAATGAAACCATTTTAAATCTCATCAAATGTATTCCCTTTGACATCTGATACAAAGCAAAGCAGACAATAAGAGAAGCAATGGGCTATTCTGccttttgagtctgctctgcaTTTATATGATCATGGTTAATCATCCAGCTCAGGTCCCTCTtcatgctttctccccataatctttgttccctttagctctaagaactacatcaatctctttcttgaaaacattcaatgttttggcctcaacctctTTCTGTGCAGAGATGCAGAATTCACTGAATTCATTCAGAGTCACTTTGGCTCCAGCATCATTGGAAGGATTCTACTCTGACCTGAATGTTCAGTTTGCTGGTTTCAAGAGTTTGGTGGAAACTTTGCTGGTTTCAGAGCTACCCCTCTACAAAAATCATCTTCCTGTCCATCCATTGAATTGAATATTTCATCTTCTGAATGATTTTATGATTATGATTAATAACGTCTCATGACATGATAAGACAACAAAACCCAAAACATCAAATGGGCCAGTCAATGGATTTCCATTCTTTGTGAAGATTTTAATTATTAACTACCCACCTATTCCATTTGGCATGGAAATTATACTTGAATGGCTTGCTGAGACATAGATTCAAAGATTGAACTACAGATATTAAATCCCTTCATGCTGAGGTCAATGTGGATGTTAATTCTTTGTAGGGTCCTCTTCGTCTCATTGTTTTGACAGGATCTGAAGATGTCAAACAGTAATAAATCACattctttctccccataaccttagGGCACCAGAAGGCTTTCTTGTCCATCTAACCATTATCAGCAACATGCACACAAATCCTTACACAGAACGTAATTTTCGGAATGTAGTTGTGGTTGTATTTTGGAGTGTTTAACAGTGGGAAATTACTTTAGACTTTAATATTGTTCAGTCAGCCATGCAGCCTCTTATGTCTTCTCGACTTTAATAGAGCTGTTTTCAAACCTTGCCACTCTGCAGCTTGGTTGCTGGGCATACCAAAACACACGGGGATTTCATTCACAACTGGTGTTTATGTTTTTTGCCTCAGTCTAATAATGAGTTGCTAGAAACTGGTAATTATGGCAAAACCGAGCTAGTCTGTGAGCAATCTTAGCCTTTGGCTGCACAGTAGACATTTTAATTCCAGAAAGCAGCCACACCTAACTGATTGGTGTTCTGAAATCTTTGCTGGACTCGCAGTTTGATTTGACCTACTTCAGTGCTTTTATACACATTGCATACCTGATGGCAATGAAACCATTCTGACAATGTTTGATGACCCATTCTGATGCATTTTTCTCAAGATCACACCAGTGGGCTGCCCCCTGCTCTGATCATATATTTGGTCTTGGACACCTTCTTCAGGGCAGACTCCTCCCTCTTCTACTCTCACATCAGCTTTTCACTCACAGCAAATTTCCTTGCTGCAGCACAGTTTCTTGACAAGTTAGCAAATTTTTAACATGAACAGCTTCATTGGTTTTGTTGGAAGCCTAATTTCTCTTCATCATTCACAATGGGGAATCTGCTCCATGCCGGTGAGCCTTAAACTGCTGTACATCTTCTTCATAAAACAGCTCATGTCACCTGTTCACTGCCTCACATGGTAAAATATGCACTTACAAGGTAAATAAATAGGGCTCAATGCTAATACAAACATCGCATATTGGAACTGCAAAAGTGGATCAACTTATGAATACATGCAAAAAATATGATTTTTGGAGCTGGACAAAGTTATGTTATTTCACACTATGCAGCACAATCTCCAACAGCTGTAAGTGTTTCTCCCTGCATACTCCACCAATGACTCATTGGGTAAGTCATAGAGGCTTAgaatagcatagaaacagacccttcagtccaacccgtccatgccgacag
The window above is part of the Chiloscyllium punctatum isolate Juve2018m chromosome 17, sChiPun1.3, whole genome shotgun sequence genome. Proteins encoded here:
- the LOC140488162 gene encoding transmembrane protein 17A-like isoform X2; translation: MKDLTQMEQISLLAMSLYSSLPHNISQNLTNFSGSLFISTKTGDCGNGHNNISEVTMLQLKYSLLPGYYQWLLLMAVTILTLIECVRLYLGYMGNLQEKLPELAGFWLLSFTIQLPIILFFLTDRSIIILPLEQTIHILYLTFLVFELIVGFQALRQMTNHFATRFYLQHFQKPEHSQQNKMRQGTSIRHGKNSVSNV
- the LOC140488162 gene encoding transmembrane protein 17-like isoform X1, translated to MKDLTQMEQISLLAMSLYSSLPHNISQNLTNFSGSLFISTKTGDCGNGHNNISANEVVSSLPLQMTLYFNVFFFPFWWTSEVTMLQLKYSLLPGYYQWLLLMAVTILTLIECVRLYLGYMGNLQEKLPELAGFWLLSFTIQLPIILFFLTDRSIIILPLEQTIHILYLTFLVFELIVGFQALRQMTNHFATRFYLQHFQKPEHSQQNKMRQGTSIRHGKNSVSNV